A window of the Vespa crabro chromosome 8, iyVesCrab1.2, whole genome shotgun sequence genome harbors these coding sequences:
- the LOC124426346 gene encoding voltage-dependent calcium channel subunit alpha-2/delta-3 isoform X2, producing MKSSFLSATVATLFLILIEAPDPGDGISHNTVKTWAEKLGFELSQLGKYVTNVEKFHESYKHADVKPRDGGALVHEIAKDIKAMMESKISAIRRIMDVAETSALSAPDADPPESFDFINAKNNTIELEYSDHFGGQVNLNMSAVHVPTNVYERASEVLRAIKWSEELDKTFINNYEQDPSLSWQYFGSATGFMRQYPAMNWYMEPVDLFDCRTRSWYIEAATSPKDILILMDISGSMTGMRREIARHVVNNILDTLGNNDFVNIITFSNITKEVVPCFNDTLVQANLANVRELKRAISNLETVNIANFSLALTTAFELLATYRLEKEGARCNQAIMLITDGVPFNYKEIFEEYNWKDNPDEPLKADMPVRMFTYLIGREVADVREVQWMACANRGYYVHLCTLAEVREEVLKYIPVMARPLVLGRADHPTIWTPVYADITDPKMTDWLWEQRESEEQKERFLQYHRNRKLFNTEEQDRRFVKKQKKSHEQSDDLQEYRLMTSVSMPVFDRRENANITRQVLVNEAYWVTETRETRIANLLGVAGTDVPIEEIQKFMMPHMLGVNGYAFIVTNNGYILIHPDLRPVFQGILKPAYNSVDMTEVELMDQDKGPREFDEGIIMLRNDVVNQANGSVTLHTKYHYDDMKRVGRVKRKYDYTGISKTPFTVVVSLPQHDYAGSYRIYATEEIHRSHVRGKNVTDYFPGNNWRVHPDWMYCKYHYEGEHKFNNSELELLHFLKRTRLPGWKWIDMKQRSQPPEFSAASSGHGSHRKSYNNPYKADKNSYYCDRYLLSSLVFDAKVTEWFANPSTTREEKGKEFQQRFGVTLAFMATHSGLTRWQDFLLDEEDPIPDDHFSNMYPKAIDEVWYKRAVEQHYVQPESFVFSVPIDDEGADNTTLVTASRAIFIGNGKTKAPAAVVGFQFQHTALQGLFQNITFNCEGLGNCYKHCGNDSWACYLIDNNGYIIAAKDEIDAGRFFGEVRGPVMAGLVKEGIFEKIRMYDYQAVCFKSKQTKNDASILLTPWTSFKKVITWIIGQMAWAWVKAGIWNSDYAHAYAYPNENDGMHDDYHENDDKAPVDAKDEKLFDMKVLINRTRPEACDKEVYLYLRNSSVTNYNIEVDTDDECARPYVVQPVNFSNMLLIVVNIGTCYDTTLPSLTVVPEEVIYENNSLVCQKAWTFLKRKRPESCIRTHPRESEIKDLCGLASEQGPNNFLIFLLLTCILIKQIVFRYN from the exons ATGAAGTCCTCTTTCCTATCGGCCACCGTCGCCACCCTGTTCCTGATCCTGATCGAGGCACCCGATCCTGGTGACGGTATTTCTCACAACAC aGTGAAAACATGGGCGGAAAAGCTGGGCTTCGAGTTATCGCAATTGGGAAAATACGTAACGAATGTGGAAAAGTTTCATGAGAGTTACAAACACGCGGATGTTAAACCTCGCGACGGAGGCGCTTTGGTACATGAAATTGCCAAGGATATCAAAGCGATGATGGAATCTAAAATTTCAGCAATAAGG AGAATTATGGACGTTGCCGAAACGTCAGCTTTATCAGCACCAGATGCCGATCCTCCAGAGtccttcgattttattaacgcgaaaaataatacaatcgaACTCGAGTATAGTGACCATTTCGGTGGACAAGTTAATTTGAATATGTCCGCGGTTCACGTGCCAACAAATGTATACGAACGTGCGTCGGAAGTACTCAGGGCGATTAAGTGGTCCGAGGAATTGGACAagacatttattaataattacgaacaAGATCCATCCTTATCCTGGCAATATTTCGGCAGTGCTACGGGTTTTATGAGACAGTATCCTGCAATGAATTGGTATATGGAACCGGTCGATCTCTTCGATTGCAGAACACGAAGTTGGTATATCGAAGCAGCTACCAGTCCCAAGGACATTCTTATACTTATGGATATATCCGGTAGCATGACCGGAATGCGTCGAGAAATTGCTCGAcatgtcgttaataatattttagacACGCTTGGAAATAATGATTTTGTCAATATCATTACATTTTCGAATATTACGAAAGAG GTGGTTCCTTGTTTCAATGATACCTTGGTTCAAGCGAATTTAGCAAACGTAAGGGAACTGAAGAGGGCTATTTCAAATCTCGAAACAGTGAATAttgcaaatttttctttagctTTGACTACGGCTTTTGAACTACTTGCAACTTATCGTTTGGAAAAGGAAGGGGCAAGATGTAATCAGGCAATTATGCTAATAACTGACGGAGTACCTTTTAATTATAAGGAGATCTTCGAAGAATATAATTGGAAAGATAATCCTGATGAACCTTTAAAAGCTGATATGCCGGTTAGAATGTTCACTTACCTGATTGGTAGAGAAGTAGCGGATGTTCGTGAGGTACAATGGATGGCTTGCGCGAATAGAGGATATTACGTACATCTTTGTACTTTAGCTGAAGTACGAGAAGag GTCTTGAAATATATTCCTGTGATGGCCAGGCCATTAGTTTTGGGCCGTGCAGATCATCCAACTATATGGACACCGGTTTATGCTGACATTACGGATCCAAAAATGACGGACTGGCTGTGGGAACAACGTGAAAGCGAAGAACAAAAGGAACGATTTTTACAATACCATAGAAATCGAAAACTCTTCAATACGGAGGAACAGGACCGTAGATTCgtgaagaagcaaaagaaatcgCACGAACAAAGTGATGATTTACAGGAATACAGATTGATGACTTCGGTTAGCATGCCCGTCTTCGACAGACGTGAAAACGCG AACATCACAAGGCAGGTGCTGGTGAACGAAGCTTACTGGGTGACAGAGACAAGAGAG ACACGAATCGCCAATCTTCTCGGTGTTGCCGGCACGGACGTACCCATCGAGGAAATACAAAAGTTTATGATGCCACATATG CTGGGTGTTAATGGATACGCGTTCATCGTTACTAATAACGGCTACATCCTAATTCATCCTGATCTTCGACCTGTG TTTCAAGGCATATTAAAACCAGCATACAACAGTGTCGATATGACTGAGGTCGAATTAATGGATCAAGACAAAGGACCGAGAGAATTCGATGAAGGAATAATTATG CTCCGTAACGATGTGGTCAATCAAGCTAACGGTAGCGTGACGTTACATACGAAATATCATTACGATGACATg aaacgtgTTGGTCgtgtgaaaagaaaatacgattaTACCGGAATATCGAAAACCCCATTCACGGTGGTTGTGAGCCTTCCGCAGCACGATTATGCCGGAAGCTATCGTATATACGCCACCGAGGAGATACACAGATCTCATGTGAGGG GAAAAAACGTGACAGATTACTTCCCGGGTAACAACTGGCGGGTGCATCCTGATTGGATGTATTGCAA ataTCATTATGAGGGTGAACACAAGTTCAATAACTCGGAATTGGAACTCTTACATTTTCTGAAACGTACCCGTTTGCCAGGTTGGAAGTGGatcgatatgaaacaaagatCCCAACCGCCAGAGTTTTCTGCCGCGAGTTCCGGTCATGGCTCGCATCGCAAATCTTACA aTAATCCTTACAAGGCCGACAAAAATTCCTATTACTGTGATAGATACCTTCTTTCGAGTCTGGTATTCGATGCTAAGGTAACCGAGTGGTTTGCGAATCCCAGTACCACCCGCGAAGAAAAAGG GAAGGAATTTCAACAACGTTTTGGAGTGACGCTTGCTTTCATGGCTACGCACAGTGGTTTAACAAGATGGCAAGATTTTTTATTGGATGAAGAAGATCCTATACCTGATGACCACTTTAGCAACATGTATCCTAAAGCAATAGATGAGGTCTGGTACAAACGTGCAGTAGAACAACATTATGTTCAACCAGAAAGCTTTGTCTTCTCGGTCCCAATCGATGATGAAGGAGCAGATAATACTACTTTAGTCACTGCCAGTCGTGCCATATTTATCG GTAATGGAAAAACTAAAGCACCAGCAGCCGTCGTAGGATTTCAATTTCAACATACTGCTCTACAAGGactatttcaaaatataacgtttaattGCGAAGGACTTGGTAATTGTTATAAACATTGCGGTAACGATTCATGGGCATGTTATTTGATCGATAACAATGGATACATAATCGCGGCGAAAGATGAGATCGACGCTGGAAGATTCTTTGGTGAAGTCAGAGGTCCTGTAATGGCTGGTCTGGTAAAGGAAGGCATTTTCGAGAAAATCAGGATGTACGATTATCAAGCAGTTTGTTTCAAAagtaaacaaacgaaaaacgaTGCTAGTATATTACTGACG CCCTGGACAAGCTTCAAAAAAGTCATTACCTGGATTATTGGCCAAATGGCTTGGGCCTGGGTAAAAGCTGGTATTTGGAATTCGGACTATGCACACGCTTATGCTTATCCAAACGAAAATGATGGTATGCACGATGATTATCatgaaaatgatgataaagCTCCAGTCGATGCCaaagatgaaaaattgtttgatatgaaagttttaattaatagaacACGGCCAGAGGCATGCGATAAAGAg gTATACTTATATTTGCGCAATTCATCTGTAACAAATTACAACATCGAGGTTGATACAGACGACGAATGCGCAAGACCCTACGTTGTGCAACCGGTCAATTTCAGCAACATGTTATTAATTGTAGTTAACATAGGCACTTGCTACGACACCACGCTTCCATCTTTAACCGTGGTACCTGAAGAAgtgatatatgaaaataattctctgGTTTGTCAAAAGGCTTGGACATTTTTAAAGAGGAAAAGGCCAGAATCCTGTATAAGAACTCATCCAAGAGAAAGTGAAATTAAGGATCTCTGTGGATTAGCTAGTGAACAAGGGCCAAACaatttccttatctttttgttGCTAACGTGTATTTTGATCAAACAGATTGTCTTTCGGTACAATTaa
- the LOC124426346 gene encoding voltage-dependent calcium channel subunit alpha-2/delta-3 isoform X1 — translation MKSSFLSATVATLFLILIEAPDPGDGISHNTVKTWAEKLGFELSQLGKYVTNVEKFHESYKHADVKPRDGGALVHEIAKDIKAMMESKISAIRRIMDVAETSALSAPDADPPESFDFINAKNNTIELEYSDHFGGQVNLNMSAVHVPTNVYERASEVLRAIKWSEELDKTFINNYEQDPSLSWQYFGSATGFMRQYPAMNWYMEPVDLFDCRTRSWYIEAATSPKDILILMDISGSMTGMRREIARHVVNNILDTLGNNDFVNIITFSNITKEVVPCFNDTLVQANLANVRELKRAISNLETVNIANFSLALTTAFELLATYRLEKEGARCNQAIMLITDGVPFNYKEIFEEYNWKDNPDEPLKADMPVRMFTYLIGREVADVREVQWMACANRGYYVHLCTLAEVREEVLKYIPVMARPLVLGRADHPTIWTPVYADITDPKMTDWLWEQRESEEQKERFLQYHRNRKLFNTEEQDRRFVKKQKKSHEQSDDLQEYRLMTSVSMPVFDRRENANITRQVLVNEAYWVTETRETRIANLLGVAGTDVPIEEIQKFMMPHMLGVNGYAFIVTNNGYILIHPDLRPVFQGILKPAYNSVDMTEVELMDQDKGPREFDEGIIMLRNDVVNQANGSVTLHTKYHYDDMKRVGRVKRKYDYTGISKTPFTVVVSLPQHDYAGSYRIYATEEIHRSHVRGKNVTDYFPGNNWRVHPDWMYCKYHYEGEHKFNNSELELLHFLKRTRLPGWKWIDMKQRSQPPEFSAASSGHGSHRKSYNNPYKADKNSYYCDRYLLSSLVFDAKVTEWFANPSTTREEKGPLARLMNLLTRKEFQQRFGVTLAFMATHSGLTRWQDFLLDEEDPIPDDHFSNMYPKAIDEVWYKRAVEQHYVQPESFVFSVPIDDEGADNTTLVTASRAIFIGNGKTKAPAAVVGFQFQHTALQGLFQNITFNCEGLGNCYKHCGNDSWACYLIDNNGYIIAAKDEIDAGRFFGEVRGPVMAGLVKEGIFEKIRMYDYQAVCFKSKQTKNDASILLTPWTSFKKVITWIIGQMAWAWVKAGIWNSDYAHAYAYPNENDGMHDDYHENDDKAPVDAKDEKLFDMKVLINRTRPEACDKEVYLYLRNSSVTNYNIEVDTDDECARPYVVQPVNFSNMLLIVVNIGTCYDTTLPSLTVVPEEVIYENNSLVCQKAWTFLKRKRPESCIRTHPRESEIKDLCGLASEQGPNNFLIFLLLTCILIKQIVFRYN, via the exons ATGAAGTCCTCTTTCCTATCGGCCACCGTCGCCACCCTGTTCCTGATCCTGATCGAGGCACCCGATCCTGGTGACGGTATTTCTCACAACAC aGTGAAAACATGGGCGGAAAAGCTGGGCTTCGAGTTATCGCAATTGGGAAAATACGTAACGAATGTGGAAAAGTTTCATGAGAGTTACAAACACGCGGATGTTAAACCTCGCGACGGAGGCGCTTTGGTACATGAAATTGCCAAGGATATCAAAGCGATGATGGAATCTAAAATTTCAGCAATAAGG AGAATTATGGACGTTGCCGAAACGTCAGCTTTATCAGCACCAGATGCCGATCCTCCAGAGtccttcgattttattaacgcgaaaaataatacaatcgaACTCGAGTATAGTGACCATTTCGGTGGACAAGTTAATTTGAATATGTCCGCGGTTCACGTGCCAACAAATGTATACGAACGTGCGTCGGAAGTACTCAGGGCGATTAAGTGGTCCGAGGAATTGGACAagacatttattaataattacgaacaAGATCCATCCTTATCCTGGCAATATTTCGGCAGTGCTACGGGTTTTATGAGACAGTATCCTGCAATGAATTGGTATATGGAACCGGTCGATCTCTTCGATTGCAGAACACGAAGTTGGTATATCGAAGCAGCTACCAGTCCCAAGGACATTCTTATACTTATGGATATATCCGGTAGCATGACCGGAATGCGTCGAGAAATTGCTCGAcatgtcgttaataatattttagacACGCTTGGAAATAATGATTTTGTCAATATCATTACATTTTCGAATATTACGAAAGAG GTGGTTCCTTGTTTCAATGATACCTTGGTTCAAGCGAATTTAGCAAACGTAAGGGAACTGAAGAGGGCTATTTCAAATCTCGAAACAGTGAATAttgcaaatttttctttagctTTGACTACGGCTTTTGAACTACTTGCAACTTATCGTTTGGAAAAGGAAGGGGCAAGATGTAATCAGGCAATTATGCTAATAACTGACGGAGTACCTTTTAATTATAAGGAGATCTTCGAAGAATATAATTGGAAAGATAATCCTGATGAACCTTTAAAAGCTGATATGCCGGTTAGAATGTTCACTTACCTGATTGGTAGAGAAGTAGCGGATGTTCGTGAGGTACAATGGATGGCTTGCGCGAATAGAGGATATTACGTACATCTTTGTACTTTAGCTGAAGTACGAGAAGag GTCTTGAAATATATTCCTGTGATGGCCAGGCCATTAGTTTTGGGCCGTGCAGATCATCCAACTATATGGACACCGGTTTATGCTGACATTACGGATCCAAAAATGACGGACTGGCTGTGGGAACAACGTGAAAGCGAAGAACAAAAGGAACGATTTTTACAATACCATAGAAATCGAAAACTCTTCAATACGGAGGAACAGGACCGTAGATTCgtgaagaagcaaaagaaatcgCACGAACAAAGTGATGATTTACAGGAATACAGATTGATGACTTCGGTTAGCATGCCCGTCTTCGACAGACGTGAAAACGCG AACATCACAAGGCAGGTGCTGGTGAACGAAGCTTACTGGGTGACAGAGACAAGAGAG ACACGAATCGCCAATCTTCTCGGTGTTGCCGGCACGGACGTACCCATCGAGGAAATACAAAAGTTTATGATGCCACATATG CTGGGTGTTAATGGATACGCGTTCATCGTTACTAATAACGGCTACATCCTAATTCATCCTGATCTTCGACCTGTG TTTCAAGGCATATTAAAACCAGCATACAACAGTGTCGATATGACTGAGGTCGAATTAATGGATCAAGACAAAGGACCGAGAGAATTCGATGAAGGAATAATTATG CTCCGTAACGATGTGGTCAATCAAGCTAACGGTAGCGTGACGTTACATACGAAATATCATTACGATGACATg aaacgtgTTGGTCgtgtgaaaagaaaatacgattaTACCGGAATATCGAAAACCCCATTCACGGTGGTTGTGAGCCTTCCGCAGCACGATTATGCCGGAAGCTATCGTATATACGCCACCGAGGAGATACACAGATCTCATGTGAGGG GAAAAAACGTGACAGATTACTTCCCGGGTAACAACTGGCGGGTGCATCCTGATTGGATGTATTGCAA ataTCATTATGAGGGTGAACACAAGTTCAATAACTCGGAATTGGAACTCTTACATTTTCTGAAACGTACCCGTTTGCCAGGTTGGAAGTGGatcgatatgaaacaaagatCCCAACCGCCAGAGTTTTCTGCCGCGAGTTCCGGTCATGGCTCGCATCGCAAATCTTACA aTAATCCTTACAAGGCCGACAAAAATTCCTATTACTGTGATAGATACCTTCTTTCGAGTCTGGTATTCGATGCTAAGGTAACCGAGTGGTTTGCGAATCCCAGTACCACCCGCGAAGAAAAAGG ACCTTTAGCTAGGCTGATGAATCTGCTAACCAG GAAGGAATTTCAACAACGTTTTGGAGTGACGCTTGCTTTCATGGCTACGCACAGTGGTTTAACAAGATGGCAAGATTTTTTATTGGATGAAGAAGATCCTATACCTGATGACCACTTTAGCAACATGTATCCTAAAGCAATAGATGAGGTCTGGTACAAACGTGCAGTAGAACAACATTATGTTCAACCAGAAAGCTTTGTCTTCTCGGTCCCAATCGATGATGAAGGAGCAGATAATACTACTTTAGTCACTGCCAGTCGTGCCATATTTATCG GTAATGGAAAAACTAAAGCACCAGCAGCCGTCGTAGGATTTCAATTTCAACATACTGCTCTACAAGGactatttcaaaatataacgtttaattGCGAAGGACTTGGTAATTGTTATAAACATTGCGGTAACGATTCATGGGCATGTTATTTGATCGATAACAATGGATACATAATCGCGGCGAAAGATGAGATCGACGCTGGAAGATTCTTTGGTGAAGTCAGAGGTCCTGTAATGGCTGGTCTGGTAAAGGAAGGCATTTTCGAGAAAATCAGGATGTACGATTATCAAGCAGTTTGTTTCAAAagtaaacaaacgaaaaacgaTGCTAGTATATTACTGACG CCCTGGACAAGCTTCAAAAAAGTCATTACCTGGATTATTGGCCAAATGGCTTGGGCCTGGGTAAAAGCTGGTATTTGGAATTCGGACTATGCACACGCTTATGCTTATCCAAACGAAAATGATGGTATGCACGATGATTATCatgaaaatgatgataaagCTCCAGTCGATGCCaaagatgaaaaattgtttgatatgaaagttttaattaatagaacACGGCCAGAGGCATGCGATAAAGAg gTATACTTATATTTGCGCAATTCATCTGTAACAAATTACAACATCGAGGTTGATACAGACGACGAATGCGCAAGACCCTACGTTGTGCAACCGGTCAATTTCAGCAACATGTTATTAATTGTAGTTAACATAGGCACTTGCTACGACACCACGCTTCCATCTTTAACCGTGGTACCTGAAGAAgtgatatatgaaaataattctctgGTTTGTCAAAAGGCTTGGACATTTTTAAAGAGGAAAAGGCCAGAATCCTGTATAAGAACTCATCCAAGAGAAAGTGAAATTAAGGATCTCTGTGGATTAGCTAGTGAACAAGGGCCAAACaatttccttatctttttgttGCTAACGTGTATTTTGATCAAACAGATTGTCTTTCGGTACAATTaa
- the LOC124426346 gene encoding voltage-dependent calcium channel subunit alpha-2/delta-3 isoform X4 yields the protein MKSSFLSATVATLFLILIEAPDPGDGISHNTVKTWAEKLGFELSQLGKYVTNVEKFHESYKHADVKPRDGGALVHEIAKDIKAMMESKISAIRRIMDVAETSALSAPDADPPESFDFINAKNNTIELEYSDHFGGQVNLNMSAVHVPTNVYERASEVLRAIKWSEELDKTFINNYEQDPSLSWQYFGSATGFMRQYPAMNWYMEPVDLFDCRTRSWYIEAATSPKDILILMDISGSMTGMRREIARHVVNNILDTLGNNDFVNIITFSNITKEVVPCFNDTLVQANLANVRELKRAISNLETVNIANFSLALTTAFELLATYRLEKEGARCNQAIMLITDGVPFNYKEIFEEYNWKDNPDEPLKADMPVRMFTYLIGREVADVREVQWMACANRGYYVHLCTLAEVREEVLKYIPVMARPLVLGRADHPTIWTPVYADITDPKMTDWLWEQRESEEQKERFLQYHRNRKLFNTEEQDRRFVKKQKKSHEQSDDLQEYRLMTSVSMPVFDRRENATRIANLLGVAGTDVPIEEIQKFMMPHMLGVNGYAFIVTNNGYILIHPDLRPVFQGILKPAYNSVDMTEVELMDQDKGPREFDEGIIMLRNDVVNQANGSVTLHTKYHYDDMKRVGRVKRKYDYTGISKTPFTVVVSLPQHDYAGSYRIYATEEIHRSHVRGKNVTDYFPGNNWRVHPDWMYCKYHYEGEHKFNNSELELLHFLKRTRLPGWKWIDMKQRSQPPEFSAASSGHGSHRKSYNNPYKADKNSYYCDRYLLSSLVFDAKVTEWFANPSTTREEKGKEFQQRFGVTLAFMATHSGLTRWQDFLLDEEDPIPDDHFSNMYPKAIDEVWYKRAVEQHYVQPESFVFSVPIDDEGADNTTLVTASRAIFIGNGKTKAPAAVVGFQFQHTALQGLFQNITFNCEGLGNCYKHCGNDSWACYLIDNNGYIIAAKDEIDAGRFFGEVRGPVMAGLVKEGIFEKIRMYDYQAVCFKSKQTKNDASILLTPWTSFKKVITWIIGQMAWAWVKAGIWNSDYAHAYAYPNENDGMHDDYHENDDKAPVDAKDEKLFDMKVLINRTRPEACDKEVYLYLRNSSVTNYNIEVDTDDECARPYVVQPVNFSNMLLIVVNIGTCYDTTLPSLTVVPEEVIYENNSLVCQKAWTFLKRKRPESCIRTHPRESEIKDLCGLASEQGPNNFLIFLLLTCILIKQIVFRYN from the exons ATGAAGTCCTCTTTCCTATCGGCCACCGTCGCCACCCTGTTCCTGATCCTGATCGAGGCACCCGATCCTGGTGACGGTATTTCTCACAACAC aGTGAAAACATGGGCGGAAAAGCTGGGCTTCGAGTTATCGCAATTGGGAAAATACGTAACGAATGTGGAAAAGTTTCATGAGAGTTACAAACACGCGGATGTTAAACCTCGCGACGGAGGCGCTTTGGTACATGAAATTGCCAAGGATATCAAAGCGATGATGGAATCTAAAATTTCAGCAATAAGG AGAATTATGGACGTTGCCGAAACGTCAGCTTTATCAGCACCAGATGCCGATCCTCCAGAGtccttcgattttattaacgcgaaaaataatacaatcgaACTCGAGTATAGTGACCATTTCGGTGGACAAGTTAATTTGAATATGTCCGCGGTTCACGTGCCAACAAATGTATACGAACGTGCGTCGGAAGTACTCAGGGCGATTAAGTGGTCCGAGGAATTGGACAagacatttattaataattacgaacaAGATCCATCCTTATCCTGGCAATATTTCGGCAGTGCTACGGGTTTTATGAGACAGTATCCTGCAATGAATTGGTATATGGAACCGGTCGATCTCTTCGATTGCAGAACACGAAGTTGGTATATCGAAGCAGCTACCAGTCCCAAGGACATTCTTATACTTATGGATATATCCGGTAGCATGACCGGAATGCGTCGAGAAATTGCTCGAcatgtcgttaataatattttagacACGCTTGGAAATAATGATTTTGTCAATATCATTACATTTTCGAATATTACGAAAGAG GTGGTTCCTTGTTTCAATGATACCTTGGTTCAAGCGAATTTAGCAAACGTAAGGGAACTGAAGAGGGCTATTTCAAATCTCGAAACAGTGAATAttgcaaatttttctttagctTTGACTACGGCTTTTGAACTACTTGCAACTTATCGTTTGGAAAAGGAAGGGGCAAGATGTAATCAGGCAATTATGCTAATAACTGACGGAGTACCTTTTAATTATAAGGAGATCTTCGAAGAATATAATTGGAAAGATAATCCTGATGAACCTTTAAAAGCTGATATGCCGGTTAGAATGTTCACTTACCTGATTGGTAGAGAAGTAGCGGATGTTCGTGAGGTACAATGGATGGCTTGCGCGAATAGAGGATATTACGTACATCTTTGTACTTTAGCTGAAGTACGAGAAGag GTCTTGAAATATATTCCTGTGATGGCCAGGCCATTAGTTTTGGGCCGTGCAGATCATCCAACTATATGGACACCGGTTTATGCTGACATTACGGATCCAAAAATGACGGACTGGCTGTGGGAACAACGTGAAAGCGAAGAACAAAAGGAACGATTTTTACAATACCATAGAAATCGAAAACTCTTCAATACGGAGGAACAGGACCGTAGATTCgtgaagaagcaaaagaaatcgCACGAACAAAGTGATGATTTACAGGAATACAGATTGATGACTTCGGTTAGCATGCCCGTCTTCGACAGACGTGAAAACGCG ACACGAATCGCCAATCTTCTCGGTGTTGCCGGCACGGACGTACCCATCGAGGAAATACAAAAGTTTATGATGCCACATATG CTGGGTGTTAATGGATACGCGTTCATCGTTACTAATAACGGCTACATCCTAATTCATCCTGATCTTCGACCTGTG TTTCAAGGCATATTAAAACCAGCATACAACAGTGTCGATATGACTGAGGTCGAATTAATGGATCAAGACAAAGGACCGAGAGAATTCGATGAAGGAATAATTATG CTCCGTAACGATGTGGTCAATCAAGCTAACGGTAGCGTGACGTTACATACGAAATATCATTACGATGACATg aaacgtgTTGGTCgtgtgaaaagaaaatacgattaTACCGGAATATCGAAAACCCCATTCACGGTGGTTGTGAGCCTTCCGCAGCACGATTATGCCGGAAGCTATCGTATATACGCCACCGAGGAGATACACAGATCTCATGTGAGGG GAAAAAACGTGACAGATTACTTCCCGGGTAACAACTGGCGGGTGCATCCTGATTGGATGTATTGCAA ataTCATTATGAGGGTGAACACAAGTTCAATAACTCGGAATTGGAACTCTTACATTTTCTGAAACGTACCCGTTTGCCAGGTTGGAAGTGGatcgatatgaaacaaagatCCCAACCGCCAGAGTTTTCTGCCGCGAGTTCCGGTCATGGCTCGCATCGCAAATCTTACA aTAATCCTTACAAGGCCGACAAAAATTCCTATTACTGTGATAGATACCTTCTTTCGAGTCTGGTATTCGATGCTAAGGTAACCGAGTGGTTTGCGAATCCCAGTACCACCCGCGAAGAAAAAGG GAAGGAATTTCAACAACGTTTTGGAGTGACGCTTGCTTTCATGGCTACGCACAGTGGTTTAACAAGATGGCAAGATTTTTTATTGGATGAAGAAGATCCTATACCTGATGACCACTTTAGCAACATGTATCCTAAAGCAATAGATGAGGTCTGGTACAAACGTGCAGTAGAACAACATTATGTTCAACCAGAAAGCTTTGTCTTCTCGGTCCCAATCGATGATGAAGGAGCAGATAATACTACTTTAGTCACTGCCAGTCGTGCCATATTTATCG GTAATGGAAAAACTAAAGCACCAGCAGCCGTCGTAGGATTTCAATTTCAACATACTGCTCTACAAGGactatttcaaaatataacgtttaattGCGAAGGACTTGGTAATTGTTATAAACATTGCGGTAACGATTCATGGGCATGTTATTTGATCGATAACAATGGATACATAATCGCGGCGAAAGATGAGATCGACGCTGGAAGATTCTTTGGTGAAGTCAGAGGTCCTGTAATGGCTGGTCTGGTAAAGGAAGGCATTTTCGAGAAAATCAGGATGTACGATTATCAAGCAGTTTGTTTCAAAagtaaacaaacgaaaaacgaTGCTAGTATATTACTGACG CCCTGGACAAGCTTCAAAAAAGTCATTACCTGGATTATTGGCCAAATGGCTTGGGCCTGGGTAAAAGCTGGTATTTGGAATTCGGACTATGCACACGCTTATGCTTATCCAAACGAAAATGATGGTATGCACGATGATTATCatgaaaatgatgataaagCTCCAGTCGATGCCaaagatgaaaaattgtttgatatgaaagttttaattaatagaacACGGCCAGAGGCATGCGATAAAGAg gTATACTTATATTTGCGCAATTCATCTGTAACAAATTACAACATCGAGGTTGATACAGACGACGAATGCGCAAGACCCTACGTTGTGCAACCGGTCAATTTCAGCAACATGTTATTAATTGTAGTTAACATAGGCACTTGCTACGACACCACGCTTCCATCTTTAACCGTGGTACCTGAAGAAgtgatatatgaaaataattctctgGTTTGTCAAAAGGCTTGGACATTTTTAAAGAGGAAAAGGCCAGAATCCTGTATAAGAACTCATCCAAGAGAAAGTGAAATTAAGGATCTCTGTGGATTAGCTAGTGAACAAGGGCCAAACaatttccttatctttttgttGCTAACGTGTATTTTGATCAAACAGATTGTCTTTCGGTACAATTaa